The following proteins come from a genomic window of Elusimicrobiota bacterium:
- a CDS encoding DUF2130 domain-containing protein, giving the protein MEPTIICPKCKQEIKLTESLAAPLVESTRREYEKRLAEKDAEVSKRESEIRDREDAVAKARMGLDEQVAGKVKAERAKIATEEAAKARLTLATDLDQKAKQISDLNEVLKARDAKLAEALKAEADLVRKQRELDDAKRAMDLNIERKVQAGLSSVREQARKETEESMNLRLSEKEQIIHSMKKQLEEAQRRAEQGSQQLQGEVLELELEALIRSKFPRDTIEAVPKGEFGGDIIHKVIGPTGQVCGTILWESKRTKNWSDGWLPKLREDQRAAKAEAALLISQTLPKGVESFDQVEGVWIAHPRVALPVAAMLRQILIEVNTARQVSDGQQTKTQIIYQYLTGPRFRQRVEGIVEAFTSMKTDLDVEKKAITKQWAKREEQIERVMQGTVGMYGDLQGIAGKTLQEIEGLSLKNLEGPVSRKKGSD; this is encoded by the coding sequence ATGGAACCGACAATAATCTGCCCTAAGTGCAAACAAGAAATAAAACTGACGGAATCTTTAGCGGCTCCATTGGTGGAGTCCACCCGGCGGGAATACGAGAAGCGTTTGGCCGAAAAAGACGCGGAGGTCTCGAAAAGAGAATCGGAGATTCGAGATCGAGAGGACGCCGTTGCCAAGGCCAGGATGGGCTTGGACGAGCAGGTAGCGGGCAAGGTAAAAGCCGAGCGGGCAAAAATCGCAACGGAAGAAGCAGCCAAGGCTCGGCTAACCTTGGCGACGGATTTGGATCAAAAGGCAAAGCAAATATCGGACCTGAACGAAGTCTTAAAGGCAAGAGACGCGAAGCTTGCCGAGGCGCTCAAAGCCGAAGCGGATTTGGTGCGAAAACAAAGGGAACTTGACGACGCCAAGCGGGCAATGGACCTGAATATCGAGCGTAAAGTTCAGGCAGGGTTGTCTTCGGTGCGGGAGCAGGCCCGGAAAGAAACCGAGGAATCCATGAACCTCCGTCTCTCCGAAAAAGAACAGATCATCCATTCAATGAAGAAACAGTTGGAAGAGGCCCAACGGCGGGCCGAGCAAGGGTCCCAACAGCTACAAGGAGAAGTTTTGGAATTGGAATTAGAAGCACTAATCAGAAGCAAATTCCCCCGTGACACGATCGAGGCAGTGCCAAAAGGCGAATTCGGCGGGGACATCATTCACAAAGTTATTGGCCCCACGGGGCAGGTGTGTGGAACGATTTTGTGGGAATCAAAAAGGACAAAGAATTGGTCCGATGGTTGGCTTCCGAAACTTCGGGAGGATCAGAGGGCGGCGAAGGCCGAAGCGGCGCTCCTCATCTCCCAAACCCTGCCGAAGGGGGTGGAAAGTTTTGACCAGGTGGAGGGCGTTTGGATTGCGCACCCGAGAGTGGCTTTGCCCGTGGCGGCCATGCTTCGCCAAATCCTAATCGAGGTCAACACCGCCCGCCAAGTTTCCGACGGACAACAAACCAAAACCCAGATAATCTATCAATACCTAACGGGGCCGCGATTCCGGCAACGGGTGGAGGGCATCGTTGAGGCGTTTACGTCGATGAAGACTGACCTGGATGTGGAGAAAAAAGCAATAACCAAACAATGGGCTAAACGTGAAGAGCAGATCGAACGGGTTATGCAGGGAACTGTTGGCATGTACGGAGATTTGCAGGGGATTGCGGGGAAGACATTGCAAGAAATCGAAGGATTGAGCCTAAAAAACCTAGAAGGCCCGGTGTCCAGAAAAAAGGGGAGCGATTGA
- a CDS encoding thermonuclease family protein — MSQPNIISDSGYAKLFSDLRKLWESGKGRARAAVNHQLLVTYWEMGGRMAMENLSENAGYGRAIITRLARDMGTDITTLYRCIQFHETYSMVPKSDHLTWSHFRVLLSLKDPAERRRFAELAEKNRWTRDRLIEAIEDSHDETDNKGKKTKQLKRPEGADYVFKATVLDVVDGDSLVLDIDCGFDIKKKQRVRLAHVDAPPIESTDGIAAANYVRNQLAMAEFVVVKTTKVDIYGRYLADIFYSHNPKAEIGEVYRKGLYLNQELLDKGSAV; from the coding sequence TACGCCAAGCTTTTCTCCGATCTCCGAAAATTGTGGGAATCGGGGAAGGGCCGGGCGCGGGCGGCGGTGAATCATCAGCTTTTGGTGACCTATTGGGAGATGGGTGGGCGGATGGCGATGGAAAACCTCTCCGAAAACGCGGGGTATGGGCGGGCGATCATCACTCGCTTAGCTCGGGACATGGGGACCGACATCACGACCTTGTACCGGTGCATCCAATTTCACGAAACCTATTCGATGGTGCCGAAAAGCGACCACTTAACGTGGAGCCATTTTCGGGTTTTGTTGTCACTGAAAGACCCGGCGGAACGGAGGCGATTTGCGGAACTGGCCGAAAAGAACCGCTGGACGCGGGACCGGTTGATTGAAGCAATCGAAGACAGCCACGACGAGACGGACAACAAGGGCAAAAAGACCAAACAGCTGAAGCGCCCGGAGGGCGCGGATTACGTGTTCAAAGCCACGGTGCTGGATGTGGTGGATGGCGATTCGTTGGTTTTGGACATTGATTGTGGCTTTGACATCAAAAAGAAACAGCGGGTACGTCTGGCCCATGTGGATGCGCCTCCGATTGAATCCACGGATGGAATAGCGGCGGCGAATTATGTTCGCAATCAATTGGCCATGGCGGAGTTCGTGGTGGTGAAAACAACAAAGGTGGACATCTACGGCCGATACTTGGCCGACATATTCTATTCCCACAATCCCAAGGCGGAGATTGGGGAAGTCTATCGGAAGGGGCTGTATTTGAACCAGGAATTACTGGATAAAGGTTCGGCAGTGTAG